One window of Thermodesulfobacteriota bacterium genomic DNA carries:
- the glyA gene encoding serine hydroxymethyltransferase: protein MGTNAINMNLKRMDPFIHEALKGEKHRQQNQIEMIASENTVSHAVLEALGSEITNKTVEGYPGNRFHGGAKYADIVEQAAIERASELFGCDYVNAQPHSGSQANQAVLYALLQPGDRILSLDLAAGGHLSHGAKANQSGRIYKPFHYHVSKETGLIDYDKVEETALEVKPKLLISGGSAYPREIDFERMSHIADRVDAFLLVDMAHFAGLVAAKVHPTPVPFADVVTLTTTKTMRGARGGLILSNKKELFNKLQSSVFPGVQGSIHLQVIAAKAVCLGEALQPDFKTYGRKVRENARILAETLKKKGVKIIADGTDTHLVLLDLSNKKISGQQAQDILEQVNITSNKNPIPFDSPNPSKWIGLRLGSSAGTTRGFETRHFQMIGEWIAELFNCVHKPGDVQKQKIDTISEQVSLLCNKYPIYD from the coding sequence ATGGGTACAAATGCCATTAATATGAACCTCAAACGTATGGATCCATTTATCCATGAAGCTTTGAAAGGCGAAAAACATCGTCAGCAGAACCAGATCGAAATGATTGCCTCGGAAAACACGGTGAGCCATGCAGTTTTGGAAGCCTTAGGATCAGAGATCACCAATAAAACGGTTGAGGGATACCCGGGAAATCGATTTCACGGCGGAGCGAAATATGCCGATATCGTGGAACAGGCGGCCATTGAACGGGCCAGTGAACTATTTGGTTGCGACTACGTCAATGCACAACCCCACTCCGGCTCACAGGCAAATCAGGCCGTACTATATGCACTTTTGCAGCCGGGCGATCGAATTTTAAGTTTAGACTTAGCTGCAGGTGGCCACCTCAGCCACGGGGCCAAAGCCAACCAATCGGGACGTATCTATAAACCCTTTCATTACCATGTCAGTAAAGAAACCGGTCTGATAGACTATGATAAGGTGGAGGAGACTGCCCTTGAAGTAAAACCTAAGCTTCTCATCTCAGGGGGTTCGGCCTATCCAAGAGAAATTGACTTTGAACGAATGAGCCATATAGCAGATCGAGTCGATGCTTTTTTGCTGGTCGATATGGCGCATTTTGCCGGTCTGGTTGCCGCCAAGGTTCATCCAACACCGGTTCCTTTCGCAGATGTGGTTACCCTGACTACCACTAAAACCATGCGTGGTGCACGCGGGGGCCTCATCCTTTCCAATAAAAAGGAGCTGTTTAACAAACTGCAATCATCGGTTTTTCCCGGCGTCCAGGGCAGCATCCATCTTCAGGTGATTGCCGCAAAAGCGGTTTGTTTAGGAGAAGCGCTTCAACCGGATTTCAAGACATACGGAAGGAAGGTAAGAGAAAATGCTCGTATTTTAGCGGAAACCCTTAAGAAGAAAGGAGTTAAAATAATAGCTGATGGGACCGACACCCATCTGGTGTTATTGGATTTGTCGAACAAAAAAATTAGCGGTCAGCAGGCACAGGACATCCTGGAGCAAGTAAATATCACCTCAAATAAGAACCCGATTCCATTTGACTCGCCCAATCCGTCGAAATGGATTGGGCTGCGTTTAGGCAGCAGTGCTGGAACGACCAGAGGATTTGAAACCAGGCACTTCCAAATGATTGGAGAATGGATTGCCGAGCTATTTAATTGTGTGCATAAACCCGGCGATGTGCAGAAACAAAAAATAGATACAATAAGCGAGCAGGTTTCCCTTTTGTGTAACAAATATCCTATATATGATTAA